ACCACTGACGGCGACCATGACGCCCGTCACCAGCGAGACGAGCACCAGCAGCACCCTGCGGTGCCGGTCGGGATCGAAGCCGAGGCTCGCGGCGGTCTCGTCGCCGAGGGAGAGCACGTCCAGCGCCCGCCCCTGCCGGTACAGGACCGCGAGGCCGGCCAGCACGACCACGGAGACGACGGGCAGCGCGCCCCAGGTCGCGGCACCGAAACTGCCCATGGTCCAGTACAGGACCATGCTCGTCGCCTCGCTGTCCGGGGCGACATAGATGATCAGGCTCATGACAGCCTGGAAGCCCAGGGACATGGCCACGCCCGTCAGGACGAGGCGCAGCGGCGACAGCGAGCCCCGGCCGGCGGAGGCGGCGTACACCAGGAGCGAGGCGACGAGCGCACCGATGAAGGCACCGACGGAGACGGCGTACATGCCCAGTGCGGCGAACCCGCCGGTGACCGTGATCCCGACGGCGCCTACGGAGGCGCCCGAGGAGACCCCGAGAACGAAGGGGTCGGCCAGCGCATTGCGCACCATGGCCTGGATCGCCACTCCGACCGCACTCAGTCCGGCGCCCACCAGCGCCGCGAGCAGCACGCGCGGCGTACGGATCTGCCAGATGATCTGATACGTCGTCACCTCGTCGCGGCCGATGCGCCCTCCGCTGAGAGCCGCCCACAGGTGGCGGGCGGTCTCCCCCGGGGTGACGACCGCGGGCCCGAGCCCGATGGCGACGACGACGGACACGAGCAGGAGGGCGGCCAGCGCCGCACAGTTGAGGAGCAGCACCTTCCGGGACGCGAGTCGAGCACGCACAGCCCTCGCGGGCCGGGGCGCCGGCGCCTCGGCCGGGTCGACCGCGTCTACATCCGCGTCCGCGTTCGCCGAGGACGCGGAGCTCAAGGGCGGAGGCTTGTGCGGCACCTTCACTCCCCCTCGCTAATGAAAACCATGTTCATGTGCAGGAACCTAGCATGCCTCCGACCCGGCAGGAAGCCCGGACCGACTGGCGACACAGGGCCGCGACGCTCGTCGCGAGGATGCGGCCGACAGCACTCTAATGGAAATGATTATCACTGCGATAGTGTGGTGCCCGCGCCGTGCCGCCCGCCGTGTGCCACGGCCGGTCCCGTGCCAACCTCATTGCCGGGCAAGGACGTTGGAGCCGGTTCGCGTCCGACCCGTCGCCACCGACAGGACAGGAGTACTTCCTCGTGCCCACCCCCTCCGCCCCTCCCAGCGCCGTCGAACCCCCTCCCGCGAAGCAGCGCTCGATCCTGCTCGACGTGCCCTTCCTCCGCCTCTGGACGGGCGCCACCGCATCGGGCCTGGCCACCTGGGCCCTGCCTTTCGTCCTCGGCCTCGCCGTCTTCGACCGGACCTTGGCCGCCACCGACCTCGGCCTGCTGCTCGCCGCACGTACCGTCGGGTTCCTCGCCGCGGTGCCCGTGGCAGGGGTGCTCGCCGACCGGCACTCGCGCCGGGGCGTCGTGCTGTGGGCCGGACTCGCCTCCGGAGCCGCAGCACCGGTGATCGCCGCCGGGCTGGACCGTTCGGTGCTGTTGATGGCGGCGGCCGCCGCGGTGGCGGGAGCGGGCCAGGGTGCCTGCCGTCCCGCCTACCAGGCCCTCACCGCCGAGGTGGTCGACGCCGGTCGCCGGCAGCAGGCCAATGCCGCGATGACCCTGGCGGTACGGGTCACCACGCTCGTGGGCCCCTCCCTGGCCGCGCTGCTCGCCGTCTTCCTGGACACGTGGGCCCTGTTGGTGGGCATCGGGCTGCTCTGGCTCGTCGCGGCCTGCGTTCCCGGACGCGGCGCACGGCCCGAGACCGCGGACGACACGTCGAAGCCTCCGGCCGGGGCGGGCAGGGCGTCCTTCCTGGCCGAGTTCACCGAGGGCGTCCGCGAGGCGCGCCGGCACCCCTGGTTCCTCGCCGGTCTGGGCGCGCTGACGGCCGTCATAGCCACCGGCTACTCCGCGACCGGCGTCGCCCTGCCCATGGTCAGCAGGGACGAGTACGGAACCGAGGTCGTCCTCGCGGGCGCGATGACCGCCTACACCGCCGGAGCGCTGGGCGGTGCCCTGCTCATGGCCCGCTGGCGCCCGCGCTCCCCTGGTTGGGCCGCCCTCGCCGGCCTGGCCTCCTACGGCTTCGCCCCGCTCAGCCTGGTCTTCCCCGTGCACCCGGTCGCCGTGATGGCCGCCTACGCCGTCGCGGGCGTCGGTATCGAACTGTTCAACGTGCCGTGGTTCACCGCCGCCCAGCGCGAGGTCGCCCCGGACAAGCTGGCCCGTGTCTCCTCACTGGACTTCCTGCTCTCCTACGGCCTCGCCCCGATCGGACTCGCCGTCATCGCCCCCGCCATCGACGCCTTCGGCGCCACGGCGGTCCTCGCGGCTTGCGCGCTCATCTGCTTCGCGGCACCCGCCACCGCCGCCCTCGCCCCCAGCGCCCGTGCCTTCTCGACCGCACGAAGGGGAAGCGACGCCCGCTGACGGCAACCACGAGGAATCGACCCCTGGCAAGGGCAGCCGGGAGTCGTGCAGCCTCGCAACGCCCGTTGCCCCGACGCCCCCTTGGAGCTGGGTCTCGTCACCGGACGGGAACGTCCCCTTGGACCGTTTCTCGGCAGGACGGCTCATCGAGGTACGGCCGTTCTCCCGGTCGGTACCGCAAGGCCGTCTCGGGCAACGGCTTTGCGTGCACCCGGGAGAGGGCCCACCGGAACGCCGACAGGCCCCCCCACGCACCCAAGCAGCTGACCGGACGAGGCAGGACGGCTGTCACGCCGGGCCTGACGTTCTGCTCACGGTCCGCACCGCCTCCTTCGTCGGAGTCACCCGCCGCGTCCCGCTCGCGACAGGTCGGGTGTCGGAAGCCGACCCTGCGGGTACCTGCGTCCGGCGGCACGCCGGAGACGGTCCGCATCCGCGCTTCAACGCAGTGGGAGAGAGAATGGGACTACGCGAGTCGGCCCGGGTCATGGCTTCCCGGTGCTCCGCCGAGGTGATGTGCGGCCGCTACCGTCTGGACGGCCTCATCGGTTCGGGCGGCGCCGCGGACGTCCATCGAGGTTTCGATCTGCGGTTGAGGCGGCCGGTGGCGGTCAAGGTGTTCCGGCCCGGCACCGGCTTCGACATGGAAGAGGCCTCCACCCGCGAAGCGGTGATCCTGGCGCGGTTGCACCACCCCGGACTCGTCACCGCATATGACGCCGGACAGCACAACGACCGGGTCTTCCTGGTCATGCAACTGATCGAAGGTGACACGCTCAAGAAGCGCATCGCCCGAGCCCCACTGTCACCGGCGGCCACGGCCGCGGTCGGCGCCGGCGTGGCCCACGCCCTGGCTCACGCACACGAAGCGGGCGTCGTCCACCGAGACGTCAAACCGTCCAATATCCTCCTGGACGCTGCGCACCACACCTACCTCACGGACTTCGGCATCTCCCGTCTGTTGGACGCCACCACCCGCACCGCCACCGGTGTGCTCATCGGCACCGCCGCCTACCTCTCCCCCGAGCAGGTGGTCGGCCGCCCCGTCGGCCGGCCCGCCGACGTGTACGCCCTCGGCCTCGTCCTCCTCGAATGCCTCACAGGCAGGCTCGAATACGACGGTGGCCCCCTCGAAGCCGCGATCGCCCGGCTCCACCGTCCACCCGTCCTGCCCGACGGCCTGCCGAAGGAGTGGGACGGTCTGCTGCGGGACATGACAGCCCTGGACGAACGGGACCGCCCGACAGCCCGTGACTGCGCCCGCGCCCTGTCGGAATTCGCCGACCCGGACCAACTCTCGCTCGCCCCGCGGGCGCCCGCCGTGAGCCTCGTCCCGCACCACGAGCCGTCGCGGACTGTCGACGGCACGCATGCGAAACCGCCGACCGTCGGGCCCCGGACCGCTCCCTACGCGACACGATCGCGAAGGCGCACCCTCGTCGCGACCGCGAGCGTCACCCTCACCGCCGTCATGGCAACCGCCCTCGCCGTCACCGACGACTCCGCGTCATCGGGGAACGACCGCAGCGCGACCAGGGTCACCAGTGCCCCCACTGAAGAGACGGATCCTCCTCGCACCACACAGCAGAAGGAGGCAGCCGCGCCGTCCACCGATACAGCGCCATCCCCTGCCCGCGGCGCCTCCGCCGGTGCACTCCCCGCTGACGGCACCGGACGCCGCGCTGCCTCCCCCTCCCACGGCCCGGGCCGCGCGACCGGCATCGGAACAGCCACCCACGACTTTGGCACCCCGACGTCACAAGCAGCACCAAGCGCCACGGGTCAGTCTCCCGCGCGCAACGGGACGCCAGACAAAGCCCCGAACCGCCCACCAGGTCAGGCGAAGAAGACGGAAAGGGCCGGTGCCAAGGACCCGCGCCACCACGCCAAGTCGTCGGCCGCGAAACGCTGAGGCCACGAGGGCGAAGGTGGGGCCGGTCAGCCCGCTGGGGCGGGCCCAGGTGGTCCGAACATCACGCCCGCCAACGCCTCGAAGGTCTCTTCGGGATCGCGTCCGTCGAGCAGACCGTCGAGGTTGCGGGAGAGCAGCAGCGTCGCGAAACCATGGGCCATCGACCAGGCCGCCATGAAGCCGATGGCCGGATCGTCGCCGTAGGGCTCCACGGCGGTACGGAGCATGCTCCGCGTCCGCTCCCGCGCCGCGAGGAGTTCCGGGTCGTCCGGGCGCAGGAGCTCCGGGCGGAACATGATCTGGAAGTGCGCTGGGTGCGCGGCGGCGAAACGCACGTACCGGACGCCCAGGTCGCGCAGATCTTCCGCCTCGCCGAGCGCGGTCGACAGGAGGCCGTACCCCTCGGTGGCGACGGCGGTGAGAAGGCCCGCTCGGTCCTTGAAGTGATGTGCGGGCGCGGCATGCGAGACGCCCGCGCGACGGGCCAGGTCACGCAGGGACAGGGCTGCCGGGCCGTGAGTGGCGATGACATCGAGAGCCGCGGTGAGCACGGCCCGTCGCAAGTCTCCGTGGTGATAGGAGCGTTCGGTGGGCATGACGAGCAGCCTAGCGCAAACTAGTCATTGACAAGATGCCGCGCCGACCGCAGTCTAGGCAGTGACAAGATGCGGGATCGCGGAAATAGGGGAGCCGTTTTGAGTGACGACGACGGGCGCGTCAGGCAGATGTGGCACCTCCTGGAGCCCCTGCATGCGGTCCTGTACTTCGCGCCACAGGTATTCGAGGAGGCCGACTCCCTCGGCTACGACACCGGTGAGCGCTGGCCGAGCTACTTCGCCTTGCGGGCAGCACCGCTCGGGGCGCCCGGACACCGTCAGGTGGCCTCCGCGTTCTACAGCTTCAGCCCGCGCACGGTCGCCGAACACATCCCCGCCGTCTGGGGCGTCGCCGCACCGGGCACGGTGCTCGACGCCAGGACGCGCGGGATCGACCGCGCCTACCGCGCTCTCCTCGGTGCGTGGACGGAAGGTCCCGAGGTCACCGAGGCCGCCGCACTCGCCCGCCGGGCAGCGGAGTCCGTACCCCTGGAGGGCCGGCCGCTCGCCGCCGCCAATGCCGAGTTGCCCTGGCCCCAGGAGCCGCACCTCGCGCTCTGGCAGGCCGCGACGATCCTGCGCGAGCACCGCGGCGACGGTCATCTCGCCGCACTCCTGACCGCGGGCCTCGACCCGGTGGAGGCGCTGGTGTCCTTCGCCGCGATCGGCGCGGCGCCGGTCGGCGTCTTCGCGAGCCGCGGCTGGAGCGGGAGCGAGTGGGCGGCGGCCTGCGAACGGCTGGTCGCAAGAGGGCTGCTGAACGCCGACCACACCGCGACCGACGCGGGCCGCGCCCTGCGCGCAGAGGTCGAACGCCGCACCGACGCCCTGGCCGCTGCCCCCTGGCGGACACTCGGCGACCAGGGCACCGCGCGGCTCGCCGAACTCCTCGGCCCGCCCTGGCTGGAGGTGTTGGGCTCAGGCATGCTGCCCCGAGAGACCACGCTCGGTATCGGGAAGGTCTGACGGTCAGGATGCAGGTGGCATCGCCCGGTGAACGGAGCGCCGCCACCCCTCTCTTGCCCGAGGCGCGGCAGATCGTCAGGTGTTGAGCCGCAGCTGCTCGATCACGGTGGCGACGCGGGCGCGTTCCTCGGCGTTCAGGCCGCGCAGCGGCAGCGGCAGGTTGTGGTGGGAGGTGAGGCCCAGGTGAGCGGCGGCCGCGGCGACGACCCGCAAGGATCCTCCGTGCCGCGCGAACAGGTCCCACAGGGGCTGGAGCCGCTGGGATTCTTGAAGGGCGTGCTCGTGCCGGCCCGCCTGGGCTGCGCGGGTGAGGGCGAGGGCCGGCTCGGGGAAGGTGCCGCCGATCACCGAGTACCAGGTGTCACATCCGGCGTTCAGGCCCCGGGCTGCAGCCGCGTCTCCACTGATGCCGATCGTCACCGTGGCGGGCAGAAGCCGACGCAAGTGCTCCACACGAGCCCGGGCCTCGGCCGGGTCGGCGGGAAGCGCGGGGAGTTTGACGGACGCCACCTGCGGCAACGAGGCCAGGCGCGCATACAGCTGGTCGGTGAAGGTGAAGTGCGTGGTGCGGGGGTTGTCGTAGATCACCAGGGGGATCGACAGGTTCGCGGTGACCTCTTCGAACAGGCCGAAGACCTCGTCGTCGGTCAGCGGCTGGTAGGACACCGGCGCCAGCAGAACTCCGGCGGCCCCAGCGTTCTGCGCGTCCTCGGCGGCCTGGAGCACCTGACGGGTGCGCAGCGCGCCGACGCCGACGATGACCGGCACCCCGTCGGCGTGCCCGACCGCGATACGGGCGACGCGGGCGCGTTCCTCGCGGGTCAGGTAGGCATAGGAACCGGTGGATCCCAGTGCCCCGATCGAGTCGACGCCGGCGACGGCGAGCCGTTCGACCAGCGCGGCGAACGCCTTCTCGTCGACGCTGCCGTTGCCGGGGACGGGAGTGAGCGGGAAAGCGCTCAGGCCGGTGAACAAGGGGAACTCCAAGGGATGCGGGGTCGTCCTTCAGCGGTGGTGGGCCGCGCGGTCACCCCTGGCCCGTGCCGCCGTGCGGGTCGGCGGGCCAGACGGTGCCGGTCAGACGGTGGTGTCGGGGTGTGCCGGGCTGAGGTGGTGCACGGTGCTCCGCTCGCAGTGCGGCTCGAGCAGGGTCTGCAGTTCGTCGGCCGCGGTCTTGAGCAGGTGCCCGTCGCGGGTGGCCGCGACGGTCTCCAGGACGAAGGCGACGTGCGTGGACGCTTCGGTGACGCGGGTGCGGTGGGCGTCACGGTGGTTCCAGTGCCGGGTGAGTACATCGGTGGCGTCGGTGTAGATGATCTCGCCGGGCTTGGGGATCTCGGTGGTGCCCGGTTCGCCGAGCGGGGTGAAGGTCTCGGTGCCGTCGGCGTGACGGATGTCGACGTCGCCGGTGACGTGGTCCAGGTCGAAGGCACCGGCGGGCAGGCCATGGCGGACGGAGACGGAGTTGTAGGAGTCGACGGCCGGATTGATTCGGGGCAGGGTGCCCTTCTTGACCATGCGGCGGCCCAGGGCGTCGACGCTGGGCCGGATGCGGCGGGGGTTGGTGCCGAAGGAACGGTAGGCGGCGTGCCATGCCTCGATGCGCGGGTCGTTCTCGTCGGCGGGCTGCCAGGCACCGCCGGCGAGCTGAGCCTCCAGGTCCTCCAGGGCGGCGGCGGTGGCGGGCCAGGGCTCTCCACCGCGCAGGCCGGTGGCGGTGACGACGGCGATGAGGGTGTCGGGGAAGGTGTCGGCGACGGCGGGGGTGATACGGAAGACGGTCATCAGTGGTCCGTTCCAGGAGGGTGGTCGAGGTGGCGGGTCAGGTGAGGGCGAGGAGGCTGACGGCGACGGCGGCGGTGCCCAGGCCGATCAGCCGGCCCGGGGGATCCGCTCGGCGAGGACGCCGCGGGCGAGCAGGACGGTGTCGGCCGGATACAGGGCCGTGATCACGGGTGCATCCCTTACTATCAACGGAACGACCACACCGTACAACGCACCGACCGATAGTCGTCAACCGAACGACCGCACGGCCCAGTGCACTGAACCACTGCCTGAAGGGTGAGAGTGATGGCCGAGACCGACGCGGCACTGCGGACGCTCGCGCACAACGTCCGCGCGGCCCGCACCCGCGCCGGGCTGTCCCTGGACGAACTCGGCCGCCGCGCCAAGGTCAGCAAGGGCGCCCTGGTCGCCCTGGAGAAGGCCCAGGGCAACCCGAACTTCGCCACCCTGGTCCGCCTCGCCGACACCCTCGGCATCTCGGTGTCCTCGCTGATGGAAGGGCCCGCCGAAGGCCGCGTGAGGGTCGTGTCCGCCGATGCCGTCATGCCCTTGTGGGCCGGGGAGAAGGGCAGCGAGGCACGGCTCATGCTGACCACGTCGGGACCGGCCCCGGTCGAGGTGTGGCGCTGGAGACTGGAACCGGGCGAGGAGTACCCCAGCCACCCGCACCAGAGCGGTGTCGTGGAGACCGTGAGCGTCACAACCGGGCAGATGGTGCTCGTCGTCGACGGCACCGAGCACGCGGTCGAAGCCGGGCAGACCGCCACGTTCGACGGCGACGCCCCTCACACCTACCGCGGCTCGGGCACCGCGACGTGTCACCTGATCATGACCGTCCACATCCCGCCCGGTCCCGTCTCCGCGGCGTGACCAGCCCCGTCGGACGGCGTACATCGAAGGACGCCGGCGTCCTGCCGCGGCGGCCCCGTCACGACGCGAAGGCACCGCCCGCGCTCACGGCGCAGGCGCCTCGTCCCGGCCACCGGCGAGCACGGGGCCGACGCGCTCCCCGGCGTCGGTGAGGCGCCGTTCCAGCGCGCGACCACGGGCACGGTCCGTCCGCATGCCCGGATGGCTGCCGGAAGCGATACTGGTAGCGGTAGCGGGACGACGTCTGCCGTGCGGCGGGGCTGTGGACCATCGCAGTCGGCGGCCGCGGTGGCGCCTTCGCCGCCGGAAGGGGCGTCACGATGTGCCGCTGGATCGCCTACCCGGGTACACCCGTCCTCCTCAGCCAGGTTCTGTGCCCGCCGGAGCAGTCCTCGACCGACCGGAGTCCGCACTCCCGCATGGGCGTGGAGACGACCGACGGCGGTCCGGGGCCGCGGAGGTGAGGAGCGTGGGCACGGCCAAGGGCAGGGCTGCCCGGGCACCGGCCGACGCGGGCACCGACCCGCTGGGCGATCCCTACCTGCGCACACGGTTCACCCTCCCCTCCCGGCCCGCCACCTTCCTGCGGCGGCAGCGGTTGGTCCTGCATCTGCATCAGGCTCTGCGCACACCGCTGACGCTGGTCAACGGTTCGGCCGGCGCCGGCAAGACGCTCCTGACGGCCGACTGGGCCGCGACGCTGCGGCTGCCGGTCGCCTGGCTGACCGTCGAGGCCGGAGATCACCGGCCCGGTGTCTTCTGGGCCTATGTCTTCGAGTCCCTGCGCGTGTGCGGGGCACGGGCGGGCGGCGCCGCCGGGGGGCCCGCGGATTCCAGCGGCGTGGGACGCGGGCTGCTGGCCTCGCTCGCCGCCGAGCTGAACGCCCGGGACCGTCCCGTGGTCCTCGTGCTCGACGAGTACGACCGGATG
This region of Streptomyces ambofaciens ATCC 23877 genomic DNA includes:
- a CDS encoding FecCD family ABC transporter permease; amino-acid sequence: MRARLASRKVLLLNCAALAALLLVSVVVAIGLGPAVVTPGETARHLWAALSGGRIGRDEVTTYQIIWQIRTPRVLLAALVGAGLSAVGVAIQAMVRNALADPFVLGVSSGASVGAVGITVTGGFAALGMYAVSVGAFIGALVASLLVYAASAGRGSLSPLRLVLTGVAMSLGFQAVMSLIIYVAPDSEATSMVLYWTMGSFGAATWGALPVVSVVVLAGLAVLYRQGRALDVLSLGDETAASLGFDPDRHRRVLLVLVSLVTGVMVAVSGAIAFVGLVMPHVVRMVVGATHARVLAVAPLVGAIFMVWVDLAARTLVAPRELPLGVITALVGVPVFIALMRHRGYTFGGR
- a CDS encoding MFS transporter; its protein translation is MPTPSAPPSAVEPPPAKQRSILLDVPFLRLWTGATASGLATWALPFVLGLAVFDRTLAATDLGLLLAARTVGFLAAVPVAGVLADRHSRRGVVLWAGLASGAAAPVIAAGLDRSVLLMAAAAAVAGAGQGACRPAYQALTAEVVDAGRRQQANAAMTLAVRVTTLVGPSLAALLAVFLDTWALLVGIGLLWLVAACVPGRGARPETADDTSKPPAGAGRASFLAEFTEGVREARRHPWFLAGLGALTAVIATGYSATGVALPMVSRDEYGTEVVLAGAMTAYTAGALGGALLMARWRPRSPGWAALAGLASYGFAPLSLVFPVHPVAVMAAYAVAGVGIELFNVPWFTAAQREVAPDKLARVSSLDFLLSYGLAPIGLAVIAPAIDAFGATAVLAACALICFAAPATAALAPSARAFSTARRGSDAR
- a CDS encoding serine/threonine-protein kinase, with product MGLRESARVMASRCSAEVMCGRYRLDGLIGSGGAADVHRGFDLRLRRPVAVKVFRPGTGFDMEEASTREAVILARLHHPGLVTAYDAGQHNDRVFLVMQLIEGDTLKKRIARAPLSPAATAAVGAGVAHALAHAHEAGVVHRDVKPSNILLDAAHHTYLTDFGISRLLDATTRTATGVLIGTAAYLSPEQVVGRPVGRPADVYALGLVLLECLTGRLEYDGGPLEAAIARLHRPPVLPDGLPKEWDGLLRDMTALDERDRPTARDCARALSEFADPDQLSLAPRAPAVSLVPHHEPSRTVDGTHAKPPTVGPRTAPYATRSRRRTLVATASVTLTAVMATALAVTDDSASSGNDRSATRVTSAPTEETDPPRTTQQKEAAAPSTDTAPSPARGASAGALPADGTGRRAASPSHGPGRATGIGTATHDFGTPTSQAAPSATGQSPARNGTPDKAPNRPPGQAKKTERAGAKDPRHHAKSSAAKR
- a CDS encoding TetR/AcrR family transcriptional regulator — protein: MPTERSYHHGDLRRAVLTAALDVIATHGPAALSLRDLARRAGVSHAAPAHHFKDRAGLLTAVATEGYGLLSTALGEAEDLRDLGVRYVRFAAAHPAHFQIMFRPELLRPDDPELLAARERTRSMLRTAVEPYGDDPAIGFMAAWSMAHGFATLLLSRNLDGLLDGRDPEETFEALAGVMFGPPGPAPAG
- a CDS encoding SCO6745 family protein; translation: MRDRGNRGAVLSDDDGRVRQMWHLLEPLHAVLYFAPQVFEEADSLGYDTGERWPSYFALRAAPLGAPGHRQVASAFYSFSPRTVAEHIPAVWGVAAPGTVLDARTRGIDRAYRALLGAWTEGPEVTEAAALARRAAESVPLEGRPLAAANAELPWPQEPHLALWQAATILREHRGDGHLAALLTAGLDPVEALVSFAAIGAAPVGVFASRGWSGSEWAAACERLVARGLLNADHTATDAGRALRAEVERRTDALAAAPWRTLGDQGTARLAELLGPPWLEVLGSGMLPRETTLGIGKV
- a CDS encoding dihydrodipicolinate synthase family protein, with the translated sequence MEFPLFTGLSAFPLTPVPGNGSVDEKAFAALVERLAVAGVDSIGALGSTGSYAYLTREERARVARIAVGHADGVPVIVGVGALRTRQVLQAAEDAQNAGAAGVLLAPVSYQPLTDDEVFGLFEEVTANLSIPLVIYDNPRTTHFTFTDQLYARLASLPQVASVKLPALPADPAEARARVEHLRRLLPATVTIGISGDAAAARGLNAGCDTWYSVIGGTFPEPALALTRAAQAGRHEHALQESQRLQPLWDLFARHGGSLRVVAAAAAHLGLTSHHNLPLPLRGLNAEERARVATVIEQLRLNT
- a CDS encoding B3/B4 domain-containing protein, with protein sequence MTVFRITPAVADTFPDTLIAVVTATGLRGGEPWPATAAALEDLEAQLAGGAWQPADENDPRIEAWHAAYRSFGTNPRRIRPSVDALGRRMVKKGTLPRINPAVDSYNSVSVRHGLPAGAFDLDHVTGDVDIRHADGTETFTPLGEPGTTEIPKPGEIIYTDATDVLTRHWNHRDAHRTRVTEASTHVAFVLETVAATRDGHLLKTAADELQTLLEPHCERSTVHHLSPAHPDTTV
- a CDS encoding helix-turn-helix domain-containing protein; protein product: MAETDAALRTLAHNVRAARTRAGLSLDELGRRAKVSKGALVALEKAQGNPNFATLVRLADTLGISVSSLMEGPAEGRVRVVSADAVMPLWAGEKGSEARLMLTTSGPAPVEVWRWRLEPGEEYPSHPHQSGVVETVSVTTGQMVLVVDGTEHAVEAGQTATFDGDAPHTYRGSGTATCHLIMTVHIPPGPVSAA